In one Pseudomonas sp. SG20056 genomic region, the following are encoded:
- the galU gene encoding UTP--glucose-1-phosphate uridylyltransferase GalU: protein MIKKCLFPAAGYGTRFLPATKAMPKEMLPIVNKPLIQYGVEEALEAGLTEIAMITGRGKRALEDHFDISYELEHQIRDTDKEKYLVGIRRLIDECTFSYTRQVEMKGLGHAILCGRPLIGDEPFAVVLADDLCLNLDGDAVLTQMVKLYNQFRCSIVAIQEVPPEETHKYGVISGEMIREDIYRVNSMVEKPKPEDAPSNLAIIGRYILTPDIFDLIEQTEPGKGGEIQITDALMKQAQNGCVMAYKFKGKRFDCGGAEGYIDATNFCFENLYKTGKAY from the coding sequence ATGATCAAGAAATGCTTGTTCCCAGCAGCCGGTTACGGCACCCGCTTTCTGCCAGCCACCAAGGCCATGCCCAAGGAAATGCTGCCGATCGTGAACAAGCCGCTGATCCAGTACGGCGTCGAAGAGGCGCTGGAAGCCGGGTTGACGGAAATTGCCATGATCACCGGCCGCGGCAAACGCGCGCTGGAAGATCACTTCGATATCAGCTACGAGCTTGAGCACCAGATCCGCGATACCGACAAGGAAAAATACCTCGTCGGCATTCGTCGCCTGATCGACGAATGCACCTTTTCCTACACCCGTCAGGTGGAAATGAAAGGCCTGGGCCACGCCATTCTCTGTGGCCGTCCGCTGATTGGTGATGAGCCTTTCGCTGTGGTGCTGGCCGATGACTTGTGCCTGAACCTGGACGGCGATGCTGTGCTGACGCAGATGGTCAAGCTGTATAACCAATTCCGCTGCTCGATCGTGGCCATCCAGGAAGTGCCGCCAGAAGAAACCCACAAATATGGCGTGATCTCTGGCGAAATGATTCGTGAAGACATCTACCGGGTAAACAGCATGGTCGAAAAACCCAAGCCGGAAGATGCCCCGTCGAACCTGGCGATTATTGGTCGCTATATCCTCACCCCGGATATCTTCGATCTGATTGAACAGACCGAGCCAGGCAAGGGCGGGGAAATCCAGATCACCGACGCGCTGATGAAGCAGGCGCAGAACGGCTGCGTGATGGCCTATAAATTCAAGGGCAAACGCTTTGATTGCGGCGGCGCTGAAGGCTATATCGACGCCACCAACTTCTGCTTCGAGAACCTCTACAAGACTGGCAAAGCCTACTGA
- a CDS encoding UDP-glucose/GDP-mannose dehydrogenase family protein yields the protein MRICVIGAGYVGLVSAACFAEMGNRVICVERDAQRVARLARGQSPIYEPGLEAMLQTHLSSGQLSFSQHLHEGIKQAEIIFIAVGTPSGEDGSADLSHVLAVADELGDLLEQNCVVVNKSTVPVGTAERVAQRINSRLSKRGKRFAVTLASNPEFLKEGSAIDDFMRPDRVIVGCDEPQGHELLRRLYAPFLRNHERLLCMGLRAAEFSKYAANAFLATKISFINEMASLCARLDVDIEDVRRGIGSDKRIGTHFIYAGCGYGGSCFPKDVRALIRCAEQEGIEPGILRAVEARNALQKTLLFQALREHFSGYWQGRVVALWGLAFKPGTDDLREAPSLVLLDALLAVGVTVQACDPVATTALAERYGQAIGSGQLRLSTSPYSVAEGADALVLVTEWKQFRQPDFVRIRGLMRMPVLFDGRNIYDAMQLAELGFLYRGIGRPAQGHCKASAA from the coding sequence ATGCGGATTTGTGTGATTGGCGCAGGATATGTGGGGCTGGTATCGGCAGCCTGTTTTGCCGAGATGGGCAATCGGGTGATCTGCGTTGAGCGCGATGCGCAGCGTGTGGCGCGGCTTGCCCGTGGCCAGTCGCCGATTTATGAGCCTGGGCTGGAGGCCATGCTGCAGACCCACCTGAGTAGCGGTCAGCTGAGCTTTAGTCAGCATCTGCATGAAGGCATCAAGCAGGCTGAAATCATCTTTATCGCAGTCGGCACGCCGAGCGGGGAGGACGGTTCGGCTGACCTGTCACATGTCCTGGCCGTGGCCGATGAGCTGGGCGATCTGCTTGAGCAGAACTGCGTGGTGGTGAACAAGTCAACGGTGCCGGTGGGCACGGCCGAGCGTGTTGCACAGCGCATTAACAGTCGCTTGAGCAAACGAGGCAAACGCTTTGCGGTGACGCTGGCAAGTAACCCGGAATTTCTCAAGGAAGGCTCGGCGATTGACGACTTTATGCGGCCAGATCGAGTGATTGTCGGCTGCGACGAACCCCAGGGTCATGAGTTGCTACGCCGACTCTATGCGCCATTCCTGCGTAATCACGAGCGTTTGTTGTGCATGGGATTGCGGGCGGCTGAATTCAGCAAATATGCCGCCAACGCCTTTTTGGCCACCAAGATTTCCTTTATCAATGAAATGGCCAGCCTTTGCGCACGCCTGGATGTAGACATCGAGGACGTGCGGCGTGGCATCGGCAGCGACAAACGCATTGGTACTCACTTTATCTACGCCGGTTGCGGCTATGGCGGCTCATGCTTTCCCAAGGATGTGCGGGCGCTGATTCGCTGCGCAGAGCAGGAAGGCATTGAACCAGGCATTCTGCGCGCAGTCGAAGCCCGTAACGCGTTACAGAAGACGTTGTTGTTCCAGGCCCTGCGTGAGCATTTTTCTGGTTACTGGCAAGGGCGAGTGGTTGCGCTGTGGGGCCTGGCGTTCAAGCCGGGCACCGATGATCTGCGTGAAGCGCCCAGCCTGGTTCTGCTGGATGCTTTACTAGCCGTCGGCGTTACCGTTCAGGCCTGTGATCCGGTCGCGACAACGGCTCTGGCAGAACGCTACGGCCAAGCGATTGGTAGTGGTCAGCTGCGCTTGAGTACGTCGCCGTATAGCGTCGCTGAGGGTGCCGATGCACTGGTGCTCGTCACCGAGTGGAAGCAATTCCGTCAGCCTGACTTTGTCCGTATTCGCGGCCTGATGCGCATGCCTGTGCTGTTTGACGGGCGCAATATCTACGATGCCATGCAGTTGGCAGAGCTGGGTTTTCTTTACCGAGGCATTGGCCGGCCCGCGCAGGGGCATTGTAAGGCCAGTGCAGCCTGA
- the pgsA gene encoding CDP-diacylglycerol--glycerol-3-phosphate 3-phosphatidyltransferase yields the protein MNIPNLLTVLRVLLIPVFILLFYLPFSWSYWAASAVFSVAAATDWLDGYLARRWEQSTPFGAFLDPVADKLMVAVALVLLVAEHANLWLTLSASIIIGREIVVSALREWMAELGARAHVAVSKLAKWKTAAQMVALVILLANPPTFTAWVVLGYALLIIAAVLTLWSMAQYLLAAWPHLRITSEKK from the coding sequence ATGAATATCCCCAATCTGCTGACCGTGCTCCGTGTATTGCTGATCCCGGTGTTTATTCTGCTGTTCTACCTTCCTTTCAGCTGGAGCTATTGGGCCGCCAGCGCGGTGTTTTCAGTCGCAGCGGCAACTGACTGGCTGGATGGTTATTTGGCCCGTCGCTGGGAGCAGAGCACGCCTTTTGGTGCTTTCCTCGATCCGGTTGCCGACAAGCTGATGGTAGCGGTTGCCCTGGTGTTGCTGGTGGCCGAACACGCCAATCTCTGGCTAACCCTGTCTGCGTCGATCATCATCGGTCGCGAAATCGTGGTTTCGGCACTGCGTGAATGGATGGCAGAGCTCGGTGCTCGCGCGCATGTTGCCGTATCGAAACTGGCCAAATGGAAAACCGCCGCGCAGATGGTTGCTCTGGTTATTTTGCTGGCCAATCCGCCGACCTTTACCGCCTGGGTTGTGCTCGGTTACGCGCTGTTGATCATTGCCGCCGTACTCACCCTGTGGTCGATGGCGCAGTATCTGTTGGCCGCATGGCCACACCTGCGAATCACCTCGGAAAAGAAATAA
- the uvrC gene encoding excinuclease ABC subunit UvrC yields the protein MPAADDSRAAFDSSAFLSTCSGRPGVYRMFDVDAKLLYVGKAKNLKKRLASYFRQSGLAPKTAALVGRIAQVETTITANETEALLLEQTLIKEWRPPYNILLRDDKSYPYVFLSDGDFPRLSIHRGAKKQKGRYFGPYPSAGAIRESLNLLQKTFLVRQCEDSFYKNRTRPCLQYQIKRCKGPCVGLVEPAEYAEDVRHSVMFLEGRSNALTDELSSGMQAAATSLDFERAAALRDQISLLRRVQDQQSMEGGTGDVDVVAAMVNPGGACVHLISVRGGRVLGSKNLFPQVAIEEEGSDVLLAFLAQYYLSSHERDLPSELIVNAQHEDFPTLIAAIDESRGRELSISYRVRGTRARWQQLAVTNAEQALAARLANRQHVAARFDALAQALDMDEVPQRLECFDISHSSGEATVASCVVFGPEGPLKSDYRRYNIEGVTPGDDYAAMHQALTRRFSKIKDGEGKLPDILLVDGGKGQLAMAREVLEELSVPDLILLGVAKGTTRKPGLETLYLNDVAHEFTLPGNSPALHLIQQIRDESHRFAITGHRARRGKTRRTSTLEDVAGVGPKRRRELLNHFGGLQELSRASIEEIAKAPGISKKLAELIYAALHSE from the coding sequence ATGCCAGCAGCTGACGACAGTCGCGCAGCTTTCGATTCCAGCGCGTTTCTCTCCACCTGCAGCGGTCGCCCTGGCGTGTATCGCATGTTTGATGTGGACGCCAAGCTGCTCTACGTCGGCAAAGCCAAGAACCTGAAAAAGCGCCTGGCCAGCTATTTCCGCCAAAGCGGTTTAGCACCGAAGACCGCCGCTCTGGTGGGCCGAATCGCGCAGGTCGAAACCACCATCACCGCCAATGAAACCGAAGCGCTGCTGCTTGAACAGACGCTGATCAAGGAATGGCGACCGCCGTACAATATTCTGCTGCGCGACGATAAGTCCTATCCCTATGTGTTTCTATCCGATGGTGATTTCCCGCGGCTGAGCATTCACCGCGGCGCGAAAAAGCAGAAGGGCCGTTACTTCGGCCCGTATCCCAGCGCCGGAGCTATCCGCGAAAGCCTCAACCTGCTGCAAAAGACCTTTCTGGTGCGCCAGTGCGAGGACAGCTTTTACAAAAATCGCACACGGCCCTGCCTGCAGTACCAGATCAAGCGCTGCAAAGGCCCCTGTGTTGGCTTGGTCGAGCCGGCCGAGTACGCCGAAGATGTTCGCCACTCGGTGATGTTCCTTGAGGGCCGCAGCAACGCGCTGACCGATGAATTATCGAGTGGCATGCAGGCTGCGGCCACAAGCCTGGACTTCGAGCGCGCCGCCGCGCTGCGCGACCAGATTTCGCTGCTGCGCCGGGTGCAGGATCAACAGAGCATGGAAGGCGGCACCGGTGATGTGGACGTGGTTGCCGCCATGGTCAACCCAGGTGGCGCATGCGTGCATTTGATCAGTGTGCGCGGTGGCCGAGTGCTTGGCAGCAAAAACCTCTTTCCTCAGGTAGCGATTGAGGAGGAGGGCAGTGATGTTCTTCTGGCCTTTCTGGCGCAGTACTACCTGAGCAGCCATGAACGCGACCTGCCGAGCGAGCTGATCGTCAACGCCCAACACGAAGACTTCCCCACGCTGATCGCAGCCATCGATGAGTCACGCGGCCGCGAGCTGAGCATCAGCTATCGCGTACGCGGCACCCGTGCGCGCTGGCAGCAGCTGGCCGTGACCAATGCAGAGCAGGCTTTAGCCGCGCGCCTGGCCAATCGACAGCACGTTGCCGCACGCTTTGACGCTCTGGCTCAGGCGCTGGATATGGATGAAGTGCCGCAGCGCCTGGAGTGCTTCGACATCAGCCATTCCAGTGGTGAGGCGACGGTTGCTTCGTGTGTGGTATTTGGCCCGGAAGGCCCGCTGAAATCAGATTACCGCCGTTACAACATCGAGGGCGTGACGCCAGGCGATGACTACGCCGCCATGCACCAGGCGCTGACTCGGCGTTTCAGCAAGATCAAGGATGGCGAAGGCAAACTGCCAGATATCCTGCTGGTCGACGGCGGTAAAGGCCAGCTGGCCATGGCCCGCGAAGTGCTCGAAGAGCTGTCGGTGCCAGACCTGATTCTGCTGGGCGTTGCTAAAGGCACTACGCGCAAACCGGGTTTGGAAACCCTCTACCTGAATGACGTCGCCCATGAATTTACGCTGCCAGGCAATTCGCCGGCCTTGCACCTGATCCAGCAGATCCGCGATGAGTCGCACCGTTTTGCCATCACCGGGCACCGCGCCCGCCGTGGCAAAACCCGCCGCACCTCCACGCTTGAAGACGTTGCCGGTGTAGGCCCTAAGCGCCGGCGTGAGCTGCTCAACCACTTCGGTGGACTGCAGGAGTTGTCCCGCGCCAGCATTGAAGAAATCGCCAAAGCACCTGGAATCAGTAAAAAACTCGCCGAGTTGATTTATGCGGCCCTGCACAGTGAGTAG
- the uvrY gene encoding UvrY/SirA/GacA family response regulator transcription factor, with product MIRVLVVDDHDLVRTGITRMLADIDGLHVVGQAESGEESLKKARELKPDVVLMDIKMPGIGGLEATRKLIRSHPDLKVVAVTVCEEDPFPTRLLQAGAAGYLTKGAALEEMVQAIRMVFSGQRYISPQIAQQLALKSFQPQSSNSPFDLLSEREIQIALMIAGCQKVQAISDKLCLSPKTVNTYRYRIFEKLSITSDVELALLAVRHGMIDASS from the coding sequence TTGATCAGGGTGCTAGTTGTTGATGACCACGACCTGGTACGTACCGGCATCACCCGTATGCTGGCTGATATCGACGGCTTGCATGTAGTTGGTCAAGCCGAGTCTGGCGAAGAATCCCTGAAGAAAGCCCGCGAACTGAAGCCCGATGTTGTCCTGATGGACATCAAGATGCCGGGTATCGGCGGCCTCGAGGCTACGCGCAAACTGATTCGCAGCCATCCCGACCTGAAAGTCGTTGCGGTTACCGTATGCGAAGAAGATCCGTTCCCTACGCGCCTGCTGCAAGCCGGTGCTGCTGGTTACCTGACCAAAGGTGCCGCCTTGGAAGAAATGGTTCAGGCCATCCGCATGGTGTTCAGTGGCCAGCGTTATATCAGCCCGCAGATCGCTCAGCAGCTGGCCCTCAAGTCGTTCCAGCCACAAAGCAGTAATTCGCCGTTCGATCTGCTCTCCGAGCGTGAAATCCAGATCGCGCTGATGATTGCCGGCTGCCAGAAGGTTCAGGCCATCTCCGACAAGCTCTGCCTGTCGCCGAAAACCGTGAATACCTACCGCTATCGCATCTTCGAAAAGCTGTCGATCACCAGCGATGTCGAGCTGGCCCTGCTGGCCGTGCGCCACGGCATGATTGATGCCAGCAGCTGA
- a CDS encoding Bax inhibitor-1/YccA family protein, translating into MNEHNYALDHTQVEQQEVSRVLRNTYGLLAITLAFSGLVAYIAQRANVPYPNIFVVLIGFYGLFFLTAKLRNSAWGLVSTLALTGFMGYTLGPILNRYMGMANGAEVVSSAFAMTALVFCGLSAYVLTTRKDMSFLSGFITAGFFVLLGAMVAGFFFEISGLQLAISAGFVLFSSACILYQTSEIIHGGERNYIMATISLYVSIYNLFVSLLQIFGIMGSDD; encoded by the coding sequence ATGAACGAACACAATTATGCACTTGACCATACGCAGGTTGAGCAGCAAGAAGTCAGCCGCGTCCTGCGCAACACTTATGGCCTGTTGGCCATCACCCTGGCCTTCAGCGGCCTGGTGGCGTACATAGCACAGCGCGCCAATGTGCCTTACCCGAATATCTTCGTGGTGCTGATTGGCTTCTACGGCCTGTTCTTCCTCACCGCCAAACTGCGTAACTCGGCCTGGGGCCTGGTTTCGACCCTCGCGCTGACCGGCTTTATGGGCTACACCCTCGGCCCGATCCTCAATCGCTACATGGGCATGGCCAACGGTGCTGAAGTTGTCAGCTCGGCTTTCGCCATGACGGCCTTGGTGTTCTGCGGCCTGTCGGCATACGTGCTGACCACCCGCAAGGACATGAGCTTCCTCAGTGGCTTTATCACTGCTGGTTTCTTTGTTCTGCTGGGTGCGATGGTTGCTGGCTTCTTCTTCGAGATCAGCGGGCTGCAACTGGCGATCAGCGCAGGTTTCGTGCTGTTCTCCTCCGCCTGCATCCTGTACCAGACCAGCGAAATCATTCACGGCGGTGAGCGCAACTACATCATGGCGACCATCAGCCTGTATGTATCGATCTACAACCTGTTCGTCAGCCTGTTGCAGATTTTCGGCATCATGGGCAGCGACGACTGA
- the tusD gene encoding sulfurtransferase complex subunit TusD, translating to MKFAIALFSPPHAPSSRRALRFAQAALAGGHEIVRLFFYQDGVHSASSNVVCAQDEVDLPREWREFVQTQQLDGVVCIAAALRRGVLNDDEAQRYSRTAANLNAPWELSGLGQLHEAAQLADRIVCFGGA from the coding sequence ATGAAGTTCGCCATCGCCCTGTTCTCCCCTCCCCATGCGCCCTCCTCGCGCCGTGCGCTGCGTTTTGCTCAGGCAGCATTGGCGGGTGGGCATGAGATTGTGCGGCTGTTCTTTTATCAGGATGGCGTACACAGCGCCTCGAGCAATGTAGTTTGCGCGCAGGATGAGGTGGACCTACCCCGCGAATGGCGAGAATTTGTGCAAACGCAGCAGCTGGATGGCGTGGTGTGTATCGCCGCCGCCTTACGCCGTGGCGTGTTAAATGACGATGAAGCCCAGCGCTACTCGCGCACGGCTGCCAACCTGAATGCGCCCTGGGAGCTTTCCGGCCTAGGCCAATTGCACGAAGCGGCGCAGCTGGCGGATCGCATTGTGTGCTTTGGGGGGGCTTGA
- the tusC gene encoding sulfurtransferase complex subunit TusC, which produces MSKSLLIISRQAPWSGPSAREALDIALAGGAFDLPIGMLFLDDGVFQLSGAQQPATLQQKDLSANLQALPMFGVEALYVSQRSMAERGLQDQPSSLAVERLDDSSISALIDRYDQVITL; this is translated from the coding sequence ATGAGCAAGTCGCTGTTGATCATCAGTCGCCAAGCGCCTTGGTCCGGCCCCAGTGCGCGGGAAGCGCTGGATATCGCGCTGGCCGGCGGAGCCTTCGATTTGCCGATTGGCATGCTATTTCTCGATGACGGGGTATTCCAGCTGAGTGGCGCGCAGCAACCGGCCACCCTGCAGCAGAAAGACCTCAGCGCCAACCTGCAGGCCTTGCCGATGTTCGGTGTCGAGGCGCTGTATGTCTCGCAGCGCAGCATGGCCGAACGTGGCCTGCAGGATCAACCCAGCAGCCTCGCTGTCGAGCGCCTCGATGACTCATCAATAAGCGCCTTGATTGACCGTTACGACCAGGTGATTACGCTCTGA
- the tusB gene encoding sulfurtransferase complex subunit TusB, producing MATLHVLSHSPFTDSRLSSCLRILGRQDALLLCGDAVYALQNDSVQRQALELMPESIALYALDEDVQARGLLCPTRLKQVDYPGFVALSCQYDKVNTWL from the coding sequence ATGGCTACCTTGCACGTACTTTCGCACTCGCCCTTTACCGATAGCCGCCTGAGCAGCTGCCTGCGCATTCTCGGCCGCCAGGATGCCCTGCTGCTCTGCGGTGATGCCGTATACGCCTTGCAGAACGACAGCGTGCAGCGTCAGGCGCTTGAATTGATGCCTGAAAGCATTGCGCTGTATGCGTTGGATGAAGACGTGCAGGCTCGCGGCCTGCTGTGCCCTACCCGCCTCAAGCAGGTCGATTACCCCGGTTTCGTTGCGTTGAGCTGTCAATACGACAAGGTAAACACCTGGCTATGA
- a CDS encoding TusE/DsrC/DsvC family sulfur relay protein: MTALNVEGRSLALDKDGYLLDLADWSEATAHALAQREGISLSAEHWEILWLVRSFYDEFQLSPANRPLIKFIAVKIGPEKGNSLNLNRLFNGAPAKLAAKLAGLPKPTNCL; encoded by the coding sequence ATGACGGCATTGAATGTTGAAGGTCGCAGCCTGGCGCTGGACAAAGATGGCTATCTGCTCGACCTGGCGGATTGGTCCGAAGCTACCGCGCACGCCCTGGCGCAACGTGAAGGCATCAGCCTGAGTGCCGAACACTGGGAAATCCTTTGGCTGGTGCGCAGCTTTTACGACGAATTTCAGTTGTCCCCGGCCAACCGTCCGCTGATCAAATTTATTGCCGTAAAAATCGGCCCCGAGAAAGGCAATAGCCTGAACCTTAATCGCCTGTTCAATGGCGCTCCCGCCAAACTCGCCGCCAAGCTGGCGGGCCTGCCCAAACCGACCAATTGCCTATGA
- a CDS encoding glycosyl transferase family protein: MNLVTPPEHPFAQFVRILGKGKRGARNLTREEARDAMGMLLEGKAEDTQLGAFLMLLRHKEESAEEMAGFAEAVRARLQAPAIQVDLDWPSYAGKKRHLPWFLLAAKALANSGIRILLHGGGPHTAGRMYSEQLLETLHIPLCRNWDSVEQALAHQHLAFIPLGDWMPQLQRMIDLRNILGLRSPIHSLARILNPLGARCGLQSIFHPGYQAVHREASQLLGDSAVVIKGEGGEIEINPDATSHLYGTANGENWDEEWPALSALRHVKPESLQPAHLAAFWRGEAADDYGQLAVISTMALALRALGEPREQALEHAAQLWAARNQTLA, encoded by the coding sequence ATGAACCTTGTTACTCCGCCGGAACATCCTTTCGCTCAATTTGTACGCATTCTAGGTAAGGGCAAGCGTGGCGCACGTAACCTGACTCGCGAGGAAGCCCGAGACGCCATGGGCATGCTGCTTGAGGGGAAGGCTGAAGACACCCAGTTGGGTGCCTTTTTGATGCTGTTGCGGCACAAGGAAGAAAGCGCCGAGGAAATGGCCGGCTTTGCCGAAGCCGTGCGCGCGCGCCTGCAAGCGCCAGCGATTCAGGTGGACCTGGATTGGCCGAGCTATGCCGGGAAGAAGCGCCACCTGCCTTGGTTCCTGCTAGCCGCCAAAGCACTGGCCAATAGCGGTATTCGCATCCTGCTGCATGGAGGCGGCCCACACACTGCCGGGCGGATGTACAGCGAACAGCTGCTCGAAACCCTGCACATCCCGCTGTGCCGCAACTGGGATAGCGTCGAGCAGGCATTGGCACACCAGCACCTGGCGTTTATCCCGCTGGGCGACTGGATGCCGCAACTGCAGCGGATGATCGACCTGCGCAATATCCTCGGCCTGCGCTCACCGATTCATTCCCTGGCGCGCATTCTTAACCCGTTGGGGGCACGTTGCGGCCTGCAGAGCATCTTTCATCCGGGTTATCAGGCAGTGCACCGTGAAGCCAGCCAGTTGCTCGGCGATAGCGCGGTGGTGATCAAGGGTGAAGGCGGCGAAATCGAGATCAACCCGGACGCCACCAGCCACCTGTATGGCACGGCCAATGGCGAAAACTGGGATGAAGAATGGCCGGCGCTGTCGGCGCTGCGCCACGTCAAACCCGAATCGCTGCAACCCGCTCATCTGGCCGCCTTCTGGCGCGGTGAAGCTGCCGATGATTACGGCCAGCTTGCCGTTATCAGCACCATGGCGTTGGCCTTGCGCGCCCTCGGCGAGCCGCGTGAGCAAGCCCTGGAGCACGCGGCCCAACTATGGGCCGCGCGCAATCAGACGCTCGCCTGA